The Marinomonas sp. CT5 genome contains the following window.
CAAAATTATAGCTGTGCACGACAGCAAGTGCTTTTTCAGGCAGGCTTTTGACACAATTATTTGCAAGAGGAGCGACACTAAACTCAGTTAGTTCAGACAGTTCTTTGATGAATTGCAGTGTTATTTCTTTACCTTCTATTGCTTTCATAAACAAATGCTTTGGTAGCAACAGTTCATTAGCAAAGTCGTTGGCTTCTCTTTCTCTCTCCGGAGTCGATGCATTTTTACCAACAGATCCCGCTTCTAAGTCTGCGTGAGCTAGGTGGTTTCGATGGTGAGGGAAAAGAAAATGCGCGAGCTCATGGGCGATAGTAAAACGCTTACGATAGGGAGCATCTGGGAAATCTTTATAAAATATAAAGCCACGCTCCTTGTTTTCATCAATTAGAAAACCCGGAGGGAATTTTGCAGATGGCTCTTCTTCAACGTCTGGAAGAGTCGCAATATCTACTATTGCTTCTATTCCACAGGATTTCGCTATTTTGTGAAGAGGAATCGGAAATGATAGTTTTGGAA
Protein-coding sequences here:
- a CDS encoding ImmA/IrrE family metallo-endopeptidase, translated to MYKLDPMEWADCYTPEELIKELFRQLPKLSFPIPLHKIAKSCGIEAIVDIATLPDVEEEPSAKFPPGFLIDENKERGFIFYKDFPDAPYRKRFTIAHELAHFLFPHHRNHLAHADLEAGSVGKNASTPEREREANDFANELLLPKHLFMKAIEGKEITLQFIKELSELTEFSVAPLANNCVKSLPEKALAVVHSYNFGQCSYIWANWDALPGEFSFWKEEPLPEESIFSSFTEFPEELVTEKQLTNDSWFKSLPDDFDGKIYEQTYFQKNGYAITLISVDC